In the genome of Paenibacillus pabuli, the window CAGACAACTTTTTCAGTTGTTCTTCGCTCATTTGCGACGCCATCTCATTCCTTGAGCGGTATCCTCAAGCAAGATGCCCTGGGCAGACAGTTCATCCCGAATTTCATCAGCCCGCGCCCAGTTTTTGGACTTGCGCGCTTCGTTACGTTCTTCAATTAGACGTTCAATTTCTTCGTCCAAAAGTTCCGGTTCAGCCTCAGTATAGATGCGAAGCACCGCATTCAGCTCACTGAATAATTCCAGCAGAGCGCGAATGTCTGCAGCGTTTACCACATCTTGCTGCAGCAGTTGATTAGCTTCCCCAGCCCATTCAAACAGTGCCGTAATCGCATCAGGCGTATTGAAGTCGTCCTGCATTTTCTCATGATACTGCTGACGAATCTGCTCCAGTTTCGCTGCGAACTCTGCTGACACTGCCTGATCCACGCTTACAGCCTGCAAGCGATGATTAAGATTACCTACGGCATTGGCAATCCGGTCCACACTATTCTGTGCCTGTTCCATCGTATCTTCCGTAAAGTTCAATGGATTACGATAGTGAGTAGACAACATGAAATAACGAATGGCTTCACGTTTATATTGATTGCGAAGGTCTTTAACAAGTACGCCGTTGCCGAGTGATTTCGACATTTTCTCGTTATCAATACGTATAAATCCGTTATGCATCCAGTAGTTTGCCAGTGGTTTTCCAGTCAACACCTCGGATTGAGCGCATTCGCACTCATGGTGCGGGAACTGCAAATCCTGTCCTCCGCCGTGAATATCCAACGTATCCCCCAGGTATTCCCGTGCCATGGCAGAGCACTCGATATGCCAGCCCGGACGACCATCGCCCCATGGACTGGACCAGAAAATCTCACCTGGCTTTGCAGCTTTCCAGAGTACGAAGTCTTCCGGATGCTCTTTGCGTTCATCTACCCCAATACGAATACCGAACTGTAATTCCTGAAGGTTTTGCTTCGACAATTTGCCATACTCCGCGAATTTGCCTGTGCGATAATATACGTCACCGCCATTTTCATAGGCGAAGTCCTTCTCCACCAGCTCACGGATAAAATCAATAATGAGCGGCATGTTTTCCGTCACTCTTGGATTACTGCTTGCTTTCGGAATACCCAACCCTTCAAGGTCCTCGTAGTAAGCTGCAATAAATTTCTCGGCGACATGAGGAACATCCGTGCCGAGCTGCTCGGCTTTGCGAATGAGTTTGTCATCGACATCCGTGAAGTTCACGACATAGTTCACCTCATGACCGGTCTGTTCCAGGTATCCGCGAACCGTGTCGAAAAAGATAACTGGACGTGCATTCCCGATATGAATGTAATCATACACTGTTGGTCCACACACATACATTTTCACTTTCCCTGGCTCTTGGGGAACAAAATTTTCTTTGGTACGACTCATCGTATTGTAAATTTGAAGCGTCATAGTCACTTTCCTTTCATCCGTTTCCATCATTATTCTATTGTACCACGGGAATACTCACTTTCACGGCTACTCTGCAGAGTACGCACTTCTTCGCGCAATCGTTCGATTTCTTGCTGCATACTGCGCAGGGAATCGATGACCGGATCGGGAAGCTGCTGGTTCAGACGGTCCACCCGGCGGCCGTCCTGCTTCACGATTCTGCCCGGTATGCCTACAACGGTGCTGTTTGAAGGGACTTCCTTCAGCACAACCGAGTTCGCACCAATATTACATTGATCCCCCACGCTGAAAGAACCCAGCACCTTGGCCCCAGATGAGATAACCACATTATTGCCAATTGTCGGGTGTCTCTTCCCTTTTTCTTTACCCGTTCCGCCAAGTGTGACCCCCTGATAGATGACAACATCGTCGCCAATTTCACATGTTTCCCCAATCACAACGCCCATTCCATGGTCTATAAACAACCGATTACCGATCGTAGCCCCAGGGTGGATTTCGATGCCTGTCATAAAACGGCTGACCTGTGAAATGAACCGGGCGAAAGAAAACCATTTCCGCTTGTATAAAAAGTGTGCCACCCGGTGCGCCCATATCGCATGCAGCCCCGAGTAAGTAAATACAACTTCAAACCATCCCCGGGCCGCTGGATCGTTTTCAAACACCGCCTGGATATCTGATCTGATCTTCTTGAACATGCTCGTTCCCCTCTTGTTCAGGTCTTCGTCCTCCGGCTTACCGGATGGCGCGGCCCTCATGGTAGTGTACTTCTGACTCGACCTAAATAGAAAACGCCCCTGCAGCAATTAAGCTGCAGAGGCGTTTATCGCGGTCCCACTCTGCTCGGTTCATGCCTTAATAACATACAAGAACAGGAGAGCTTGTTATAGCCGCCTCATATCCTTGTACAAGAATGAACCCTCAACAGTTCCGTAACGGGAACCAACCGTCACAACCTATCCTGACGTTTTCCTCTCTCCTACATAACAAGAGGCGGGGCCGGATTCGGCTGTGCAGCTCACGGGTGCATTTCGACTGTTGGACAGCGGATGGCTCACAGCCACCGCATTTTACTGCGGGGCCATCCTCTCTGAATCTGTCCGGTTCAGCCTACTTCTCCCGGTCTTTGCTGTTTTTATGATGAATGATAAAATCATGCCATTTAACCTTTGTGTTGCTATTATAGCGAAAAGGTCATGGACTGACAACAATCTTCCTTCATATCGGTATAAACGAAGTTCCATCCTTAAGTCGAAGTATACTAAACAAGAACGTTGCTTACGCGCCTTTTACCTGAGCATGCAATCGATTGATAACCGTATCGCGGCCAAGTAGTACAATCGTTTGGTTAAGATCACGACCATGGGTCTGACCTGTCAGAGCTACACGGATCGGCATAAACAGCTGTTTACCCTTAAATCCGGTTTCCTTCTGAACTTCTTTGATCAGCGCAGCCATTTTGCTTGGTGTAAATTCGTCGCTGGCCTGTACTTTGTCAGCAAATGCCTTCAGAACGGTTGGTACTTGTTCCTCAGCGAGTACAGCAGCCCCTTCACTTTCCAGCTCCAGGTGGGAACGGAAGAACACTTCCGACAATTCCACGATATCAGAGGCAGAATTCATTTGCTCCTGGTAGAGATGAACAAGCGTGTATGCCCATTCTTTCTGTTCAGGTGAGAGCTCAGCAGCAATACGTCCCGCTTTTTGCAGATGTGGAATCGCCATTTCGGCAATGCGATCCGGGTCCGCATTTTTGATGTAGTGATTGTTCAAGTGAGCCAGCTTGTGGGTATCAAATACCGCCGGGCTCTTGGACAGACGCTTCGTATCAAAAATGGAGATTAACTGCTCCTGCGAGAAAATCTCTTCTTCTCCTTCAGGGGACCAGCCAAGCAGGGAGATGAAGTTAAACATTGCTTCAGGCAGATAGCCGAGCTGATCATATTGTTCAATAAACTGAATAACGGATTCGTCCCGTTTACTCAGCTTTTTGTGGTTTTCATTTACGATCAACGTCATATGACCGAATTGCGGCGGCTCCCAGCCAAGCGCTTCATAGATCATCAGTTGACGCGGTGTGTTAGAGATGTGATCCTCGC includes:
- the cysS gene encoding cysteine--tRNA ligase, yielding MTLQIYNTMSRTKENFVPQEPGKVKMYVCGPTVYDYIHIGNARPVIFFDTVRGYLEQTGHEVNYVVNFTDVDDKLIRKAEQLGTDVPHVAEKFIAAYYEDLEGLGIPKASSNPRVTENMPLIIDFIRELVEKDFAYENGGDVYYRTGKFAEYGKLSKQNLQELQFGIRIGVDERKEHPEDFVLWKAAKPGEIFWSSPWGDGRPGWHIECSAMAREYLGDTLDIHGGGQDLQFPHHECECAQSEVLTGKPLANYWMHNGFIRIDNEKMSKSLGNGVLVKDLRNQYKREAIRYFMLSTHYRNPLNFTEDTMEQAQNSVDRIANAVGNLNHRLQAVSVDQAVSAEFAAKLEQIRQQYHEKMQDDFNTPDAITALFEWAGEANQLLQQDVVNAADIRALLELFSELNAVLRIYTEAEPELLDEEIERLIEERNEARKSKNWARADEIRDELSAQGILLEDTAQGMRWRRK
- the cysE gene encoding serine O-acetyltransferase; translated protein: MFKKIRSDIQAVFENDPAARGWFEVVFTYSGLHAIWAHRVAHFLYKRKWFSFARFISQVSRFMTGIEIHPGATIGNRLFIDHGMGVVIGETCEIGDDVVIYQGVTLGGTGKEKGKRHPTIGNNVVISSGAKVLGSFSVGDQCNIGANSVVLKEVPSNSTVVGIPGRIVKQDGRRVDRLNQQLPDPVIDSLRSMQQEIERLREEVRTLQSSRESEYSRGTIE
- the gltX gene encoding glutamate--tRNA ligase — encoded protein: MSTEVRVRYAPSPTGHLHIGNARTALFNYLYAKHNNGKFIIRIEDTDVKRNIAGGEESQLKYLKWLGIEWDESIDVGGEYGPYRQTERLDIYRKYTQELLDKGLAYRCYCTEEELEQEREEQTARGETPRYSGKHRDLTADQQSAFEAEGRVASIRFRVPEERIYSFDDMVKGKISFNSKESGDFVIVKKDGIPTYNYAVAVDDHLMKISHVLRGEDHISNTPRQLMIYEALGWEPPQFGHMTLIVNENHKKLSKRDESVIQFIEQYDQLGYLPEAMFNFISLLGWSPEGEEEIFSQEQLISIFDTKRLSKSPAVFDTHKLAHLNNHYIKNADPDRIAEMAIPHLQKAGRIAAELSPEQKEWAYTLVHLYQEQMNSASDIVELSEVFFRSHLELESEGAAVLAEEQVPTVLKAFADKVQASDEFTPSKMAALIKEVQKETGFKGKQLFMPIRVALTGQTHGRDLNQTIVLLGRDTVINRLHAQVKGA